From one Lineus longissimus chromosome 3, tnLinLong1.2, whole genome shotgun sequence genomic stretch:
- the LOC135485550 gene encoding transmembrane protein 179B-like, translated as MDVMEAIPLDWQLVAQTLLYFTSVALGLVIAIPTGVTTDNFGGKCILYGSFDWYNATDFTYKFGSLSTCNFLIYLNVFASIFYALAMGIYHTYALCRKDKTIGTQMWVMPFIFINSVVTVVIFIAACVVSVGFSQWCQHFMTGKEKKANIQSCRDGQSSTWDWKTAHNSKVFAGTYYDYMTVVQTASWVAFFIWLAQFIFSVLRMLRNRWIRLRDTYYDEPPDRTAIVDEEPTA; from the exons ATGGATGTGATGGAGGCGATTCCTCTCGATTGGCAACTGGTTGCCCAAACTCTACTCTATTTTACATCTGTTGCGTTAGGTTTAGTAATCGCAATACCTACTGGAGTAACTACT GATAACTTCGGAGGAAAATGTATCCTGTATGGATCATTTGATTGGTACAATGCCACTGACTTCACGTACAAGTTCGGGAGCCTCAGTACTTGTAACTTCCTTATTTATCTGAATGTCTTCGCAAGCATTTTCTATGCTCTTGCTATGGGAATCTACCACACATATGCCTTATGCAGAAAGGACAAAACCATTGg CACACAGATGTGGGTGATGCCATTCATTTTCATAAATTCTGTTGTAACCGTGGTGATATTCATAGCAGCCTGTGTTGTCAGTGTAGGCTTCAGTCAGTGGTGTCAACATTTTATGACGGGTAAAGAAAAGAAGGCAAATATTCAAAG TTGTCGCGATGGCCAGTCATCTACGTGGGATTGGAAAACAGCTCATAACTCCAAGGTCTTTGCCGGGACATATTATGACTACATGACTGTAGTGCAG ACCGCCTCCTGGGTCGCCTTCTTCATATGGCTGGCACAGTTCATCTTCAGTGTGCTACGAATGTTAAGAAACCGCTGGATCCGACTGCGTGATACCTACTATGACGAACCTCCAGACAGAACAGCCATTGTGGATGAAGAACCCACCGCATAG
- the LOC135485552 gene encoding gremlin-2-like has protein sequence MVCQAKSWLTLTVFLLMAAHHVMSVDTSRRLRRRRGRSQAVVLPPSLQEKIAANPLKDQPNLSSKTPDYDEDVIRGSRKAVTVTRKTYLKKEWCKTEPLKQVIRVEGCLRSTIMNRFCYGQCNSFFIPKSDKKDISGNAAFKSCGFCKPKRYSRITVTLRCPGMKPKFQRKKIRRIKQCKCMAQKLD, from the coding sequence ATGGTGTGCCAAGCGAAATCgtggctgacattgacagtcTTCCTCCTTATGGCTGCCCACCATGTGATGAGCGTGGATACGAGCAGACGACTCCGCCGTAGGCGCGGACGCAGCCAAGCCGTTGTTTTACCACCGAGTCTACAGGAGAAAATAGCAGCTAATCCACTGAAGGACCAACCGAATTTGAGTTCGAAGACACCGGATTATGACGAGGATGTTATCCGTGGCAGCCGTAAGGCCGTCACCGTCACCAGAAAAACTTACCTCAAAAAGGAATGGTGTAAAACTGAACCGCTAAAACAAGTCATCCGAGTTGAAGGATGCTTGCGAAGTACAATCATGAACCGATTCTGTTATGGACAGTGCAATTCGTTTTTCATCCCAAAAAGTGACAAGAAAGACATTAGTGGGAATGCCGCTTTCAAATCTTGTGGTTTCTGCAAACCAAAGCGATATTCACGGATTACGGTGACGCTCCGGTGTCCTGGGATGAAACCAAAGTTCCAGAGGAAAAAGATCAGGAGAATCAAACAGTGCAAGTGCATGGCTCAAAAACTTGACTGA